Proteins from a genomic interval of Piscinibacter sp. HJYY11:
- a CDS encoding endonuclease/exonuclease/phosphatase family protein, translated as MTRGASSTTQHPSHILRVATYNIHKGVRGIGPRKRLEIHNIGLGIEALDADLVFLQEVRSFNNAEARRFPDTHFGWPRVPQADHLAPEGYDVAYRTNAFTADGEHGNALLSRWPLDEDIGHHDVSDHRFEQRGLLHVKIDWHGHVVHGIVAHLGLMHSSRVRQVARIAAFIAHHVPQHEPVVLAGDFNDWGEKLDGPVREMGLERAERGTPQRTFPSRVPIFSLDRIYTRGFRCAATFVPRGNVWARMSDHLPLVADLELA; from the coding sequence ATGACACGCGGCGCAAGCTCCACCACGCAGCACCCGAGCCACATCCTGCGGGTGGCCACCTACAACATCCACAAGGGCGTGCGCGGCATCGGGCCACGCAAGCGGCTGGAGATCCACAACATCGGCCTGGGCATCGAGGCGCTCGATGCCGACCTGGTGTTCCTGCAGGAAGTGCGCAGCTTCAACAACGCCGAGGCGCGCCGCTTCCCCGACACCCACTTCGGCTGGCCGCGCGTGCCTCAGGCCGACCACCTCGCGCCCGAAGGCTACGACGTGGCCTACCGCACCAACGCGTTCACCGCCGATGGCGAGCATGGCAACGCGCTACTGTCGCGCTGGCCGCTCGATGAAGACATCGGCCACCACGACGTGTCGGACCACCGCTTCGAGCAGCGCGGCCTGCTGCACGTGAAGATCGACTGGCACGGCCACGTCGTGCACGGCATCGTGGCCCACCTCGGGCTCATGCACTCGAGCCGCGTGCGGCAGGTGGCGCGCATCGCCGCCTTCATCGCCCACCACGTGCCCCAGCACGAGCCGGTGGTGCTGGCCGGCGACTTCAACGACTGGGGCGAGAAGCTCGACGGCCCCGTGCGCGAGATGGGCCTCGAGCGAGCCGAGCGCGGTACGCCGCAGCGCACCTTCCCGTCGCGCGTGCCCATCTTCTCGCTCGACCGCATCTACACCCGCGGCTTCCGCTGCGCGGCGACCTTCGTGCCGCGCGGCAACGTGTGGGCGCGCATGTCCGACCACCTGCCCCTCGTGGCCGACCTCGAACTGGCTTGA
- the clsB gene encoding cardiolipin synthase ClsB — MSSAADKRSAARAALMRVIHPTVYSGGNQARLLRGGDALFPAMVRAVEQARHEIWLATYIYDNVASVTALTQALAEAAQRGVQVKLVVDGFGTRGKLPELRRALCDAGVHLTVFRPMDRWWSWLQPSQLRRLHQKICVVDGRVAFVGGINLLDDCYDQVHGWTDQPRLDFAVELAGPVVAPIEQAVKALWTRANVGRNFAKEVAALARSAEPVARARRLLRRLRMPKGAKAEEEVGDLPPVRAAFVMRDNLRQRRAIERSYIHAIRKAKTRVDLISPYFYPGRAFMRVLINAARRGVQVRLLLQGKVDYRIAAVAAQALYDQLLSNGVRVYEYTPAFLHAKVGLVDDEWATVGSSNIDPLSLLLNLEANVVIRDAAFVNTLAEEFDNAVSASREIDPLQARRASLRGVLRRGFVAWVAHVYLRVAGITGRY, encoded by the coding sequence ATGAGCTCGGCCGCCGACAAGCGCAGCGCCGCGAGAGCGGCCTTGATGCGGGTCATCCACCCCACGGTGTACAGCGGCGGCAACCAGGCGCGGCTGCTGCGGGGCGGCGATGCGCTCTTTCCCGCCATGGTGCGGGCCGTCGAGCAGGCGCGGCACGAGATCTGGCTCGCGACCTACATCTACGACAACGTGGCGAGCGTCACCGCGCTCACGCAGGCCCTGGCCGAAGCGGCGCAACGTGGCGTGCAGGTGAAGCTCGTGGTCGACGGCTTCGGCACGCGCGGCAAGCTGCCCGAGCTGCGGCGTGCGTTGTGCGACGCGGGGGTGCACCTCACGGTCTTCCGCCCGATGGATCGGTGGTGGTCCTGGCTGCAGCCGAGCCAGCTGCGCCGCCTGCACCAGAAGATCTGCGTGGTCGACGGCCGGGTCGCCTTCGTCGGCGGCATCAACCTGCTCGACGATTGTTATGACCAGGTGCATGGCTGGACCGATCAGCCGCGGCTCGACTTCGCCGTCGAGCTCGCCGGCCCCGTGGTCGCGCCCATCGAACAGGCGGTGAAGGCCTTGTGGACACGCGCCAACGTCGGTCGCAACTTCGCGAAAGAGGTGGCCGCGCTCGCCCGCAGTGCCGAGCCGGTGGCGCGTGCCCGCCGCCTGCTGCGCCGGCTGCGCATGCCCAAGGGCGCGAAGGCGGAAGAAGAGGTGGGCGACCTGCCGCCGGTGCGCGCCGCCTTCGTGATGCGCGACAACCTGCGCCAGCGCCGCGCCATCGAGCGCAGCTACATCCACGCGATCCGCAAGGCGAAGACACGCGTCGACCTGATCTCGCCGTACTTCTACCCGGGCCGCGCCTTCATGCGCGTGCTCATCAACGCGGCGCGGCGCGGCGTGCAGGTGCGCCTGCTGCTGCAGGGCAAGGTCGACTACCGCATCGCGGCGGTGGCGGCGCAGGCGCTGTACGACCAGCTGCTGAGCAATGGCGTGAGGGTGTACGAATACACGCCCGCCTTTCTGCACGCCAAGGTGGGGCTGGTCGATGACGAGTGGGCGACGGTGGGCAGCTCCAACATCGACCCGTTGTCGCTGCTACTCAACCTCGAAGCCAACGTCGTGATCCGCGACGCGGCCTTCGTCAACACGCTGGCCGAGGAGTTCGACAACGCGGTGTCGGCCTCGCGTGAGATCGATCCGCTGCAGGCGCGGCGTGCCAGTTTGCGGGGCGTGTTGCGACGGGGCTTCGTGGCGTGGGTGGCCCACGTGTACCTGCGGGTGGCCGGCATCACCGGACGGTATTGA
- a CDS encoding ligase-associated DNA damage response exonuclease: MNVDLIVQRPEGLYCPPGDFYIDPWRPVPRAVITHAHGDHARMGNGHYLASQKSEGVLRSRLGADIHLQTLAYGETVDHHGVRLSLHPAGHVLGSAQVRLEHGGQVWVASGDYFVSGAEDHNTTCEPFEPVRCHCFITESTFGLPIYRWQPQREVFDDINRWWQRNADAGRASLLMGYSFGKAQRILAGVDASIGPIVTHGAVDPLNEAYRAAGVALPATHRVTDLDKAALSRALVIAPPSVQGSAWARRFGDASDAFASGWMQLRGARRRRAVDRGFVLSDHADWPGLQRAIRATGAERVIVTHGYEAIMVRWLQEQGLQAEAFETEYDDERVAAEKPAGDVESNE, encoded by the coding sequence ATGAACGTCGACCTCATCGTCCAGCGCCCCGAAGGCCTCTACTGCCCGCCCGGCGACTTCTACATCGACCCCTGGCGGCCGGTGCCGCGGGCCGTCATCACGCATGCGCATGGCGACCATGCGCGCATGGGCAACGGGCACTACCTGGCGTCGCAGAAGTCCGAGGGTGTGTTGCGCTCGCGCCTGGGCGCCGACATCCACCTGCAGACCCTCGCCTATGGCGAAACGGTCGACCACCACGGCGTGCGCCTGAGCCTGCACCCGGCCGGCCACGTGCTCGGCTCGGCGCAGGTGCGGCTGGAGCATGGCGGCCAGGTGTGGGTGGCCTCGGGCGACTACTTCGTCTCGGGGGCGGAGGACCACAACACCACCTGCGAGCCCTTCGAGCCGGTGCGCTGCCACTGCTTCATCACCGAGTCGACCTTCGGCCTGCCGATCTACCGCTGGCAGCCGCAGCGTGAGGTGTTCGACGACATCAACCGGTGGTGGCAGCGCAATGCCGACGCGGGGCGCGCGAGCCTGCTGATGGGCTACAGCTTCGGCAAGGCGCAGCGCATCCTGGCCGGGGTGGACGCGTCGATCGGCCCCATCGTCACGCACGGCGCCGTCGACCCTTTGAACGAGGCCTACCGCGCAGCCGGTGTGGCGCTGCCGGCCACGCACCGCGTCACCGATCTCGACAAGGCCGCGCTGTCGCGTGCGCTCGTCATCGCCCCGCCCTCGGTGCAAGGCTCCGCCTGGGCGCGCCGCTTCGGCGACGCGAGCGATGCCTTCGCGAGCGGCTGGATGCAGCTGCGCGGCGCACGCCGCCGGCGTGCGGTGGACCGCGGCTTCGTGCTCAGCGACCACGCCGACTGGCCGGGCCTGCAGCGGGCCATCCGCGCGACGGGCGCCGAGCGCGTCATCGTGACGCACGGCTACGAGGCGATCATGGTCCGCTGGCTGCAGGAGCAGGGCTTGCAGGCCGAGGCCTTCGAGACCGAATACGACGACGAGCGCGTCGCCGCGGAGAAGCCCGCGGGCGATGTCGAGAGCAACGAATGA
- a CDS encoding ATP-dependent DNA ligase → MKRFAQLFNELDASTATNAKVEALKRYFDEAPDADAAWAVYFLSGGKPRQVVGSGVLSVLARRIAGIEPWLFDECYQAVGDLAETIAHVLPRSEHTSDLGLAEWVEQRLLPLREATPEQQAERIAGYWRELDATGRFLLTKLIGGGFRVGVSKLLVQRALAAHAGLDAKLVAQRMMGYTDKTARPDAAGYRALLDPASVQAPSGSGQPYPFFLAHALEQPLAEFDAKLGPPSDWLVEWKYDGIRAQVVRRGGNIWVWSRGEELVTERFPEVVAIAGQWPDGTVVDGEILVWKDGKPAPFNLLQQRIGRKLLGKKILADAPVSFMAYDLLEWQGEDIRDWPQHRRREALLALPGMMVSSSVERATWAELAEVREESRARGVEGFMLKHRDARYGSGRKKQEGLAAGTWWKWKIAPLSVDCVLIYAQAGHGRRASVYTDYTFAVWNRQPMDAEEAKAVLDAIERREPAQPDGLQLVPFAKAYSGLTDEEFRDVDRVIRATTLEKFGPVRSVKPSMVFELGFEGINRSTRHKSGIAVRFPRMLRIRSDKPLHEADTLATLQALMSHSD, encoded by the coding sequence ATGAAAAGATTCGCCCAACTCTTCAACGAGCTCGACGCCAGCACGGCCACCAACGCGAAGGTCGAGGCCCTGAAGCGCTACTTCGACGAAGCGCCCGACGCCGATGCCGCCTGGGCGGTGTACTTCCTCTCCGGCGGCAAGCCGCGGCAGGTGGTCGGCAGCGGTGTGCTGAGCGTGCTCGCGCGCCGCATCGCGGGCATCGAGCCCTGGCTCTTCGACGAGTGCTACCAGGCGGTGGGCGACCTCGCCGAGACCATCGCCCATGTGCTGCCGCGGTCGGAGCACACGAGCGACCTCGGCCTCGCCGAGTGGGTCGAGCAGCGCCTGCTGCCGCTGCGCGAGGCCACGCCCGAGCAGCAGGCCGAGCGCATCGCCGGCTACTGGCGCGAGCTCGATGCGACCGGCCGCTTCCTGCTCACCAAGCTGATCGGTGGTGGCTTCCGCGTTGGGGTGAGCAAGCTGCTCGTGCAGCGGGCGCTCGCCGCCCACGCCGGGCTCGATGCCAAGCTCGTGGCCCAGCGCATGATGGGCTACACCGACAAGACGGCGCGGCCCGATGCGGCCGGCTACCGGGCGCTGCTCGACCCCGCGTCGGTGCAGGCGCCGAGCGGCTCGGGGCAGCCCTATCCCTTCTTCCTGGCCCATGCGCTCGAACAACCCTTGGCCGAGTTCGACGCGAAGCTGGGCCCGCCCAGTGACTGGCTGGTGGAGTGGAAGTACGACGGCATCCGCGCGCAGGTGGTGCGACGCGGCGGCAACATCTGGGTCTGGTCGCGCGGCGAAGAGCTCGTGACCGAGCGCTTTCCCGAGGTGGTGGCCATCGCGGGCCAGTGGCCCGACGGCACGGTGGTCGATGGGGAGATCCTGGTGTGGAAAGACGGCAAGCCGGCGCCGTTCAACCTGCTGCAGCAGCGCATCGGCCGCAAGCTGCTCGGCAAGAAGATCCTCGCCGACGCGCCGGTGAGCTTCATGGCCTACGACCTGCTGGAGTGGCAGGGTGAAGACATCCGCGACTGGCCGCAGCACCGCCGCCGCGAAGCCCTGCTGGCGCTGCCCGGGATGATGGTGTCGAGCAGCGTCGAACGGGCGACCTGGGCTGAGCTCGCGGAAGTGAGAGAAGAGTCGCGCGCCCGCGGCGTCGAAGGTTTCATGCTCAAGCACCGCGACGCCCGCTACGGCAGCGGCCGCAAGAAACAGGAAGGATTGGCCGCCGGCACCTGGTGGAAGTGGAAGATCGCACCGCTCTCCGTCGACTGCGTGCTGATCTACGCGCAGGCCGGCCACGGCCGGCGGGCGAGCGTCTACACCGATTACACCTTCGCGGTGTGGAACCGCCAGCCGATGGACGCCGAGGAAGCGAAGGCCGTGCTCGACGCCATCGAGCGCCGTGAACCCGCGCAGCCCGACGGCCTCCAGCTCGTGCCCTTCGCCAAGGCCTACTCCGGCCTCACCGACGAGGAGTTCCGCGACGTCGACCGCGTGATCCGCGCCACCACGCTCGAGAAGTTCGGCCCGGTGCGCAGCGTCAAGCCGAGCATGGTCTTCGAGCTCGGCTTCGAGGGCATCAACCGCAGCACCCGCCACAAGAGCGGCATCGCGGTGCGATTCCCCCGCATGCTGCGCATCCGTTCCGACAAGCCGCTGCACGAAGCCGACACTTTGGCGACACTGCAAGCTTTGATGAGCCATTCCGACTGA
- the gorA gene encoding glutathione-disulfide reductase, with amino-acid sequence MSHFDCDLFVIGAGSGGVRASRMAAQRGARVVVAEGGALGGTCVNVGCIPKKLYSYAAHFGELAEQSHGFGWVGEAPRFDWGVLKQRRAAEIKRLNGVYEGLLKGAGVQLLRGWARLADEHTVVVDCAGGEQRLRARHILLATGGAPVKSGLPGDAWAKSSDDMFDLDPFPKRLVVVGGGYIACEFASIFRGLGAEVALVHRGTHLLRGFDQEMAVFLTGEMRKKGVKVCLQTTVLEAEQRGTVQRLRLSDGQVLEADTVLHATGRRARTEGLGLEALGITVNKDGSVPVDDRLQTNVPSVHALGDLVGRKALTPVALAEAMYLVDRLFGPSSGKLVRQPIDYDLVPTAVFTHPNVGTVGLSEEAARKTYPRLRVYRAEFKALQHTLSDSTERTLMKLLVDDASDKVVGLHMVGHDAGEVVQGFAVALQGGLTKAVFDRTLGIHPTGAEEFVTMREALRVVEGTAAESATT; translated from the coding sequence ATGTCCCACTTCGACTGCGATCTCTTCGTCATCGGCGCCGGCAGCGGCGGTGTGCGCGCCAGCCGCATGGCGGCACAACGCGGGGCGCGCGTGGTGGTGGCCGAGGGCGGCGCGCTGGGCGGCACCTGCGTCAACGTCGGCTGCATCCCGAAGAAGCTCTACAGCTACGCCGCCCACTTCGGCGAGCTGGCCGAGCAGTCGCACGGCTTCGGCTGGGTCGGCGAGGCGCCGCGTTTCGACTGGGGCGTGCTCAAGCAGCGCCGTGCCGCCGAGATCAAGCGGCTCAACGGTGTCTACGAAGGCCTGCTCAAAGGCGCGGGCGTGCAGTTGCTGCGCGGCTGGGCGCGCCTGGCCGACGAGCACACGGTGGTGGTCGACTGCGCCGGCGGCGAGCAGCGCCTCCGGGCGAGGCACATCCTGCTCGCCACGGGCGGCGCGCCGGTGAAGAGCGGCCTGCCCGGCGACGCGTGGGCCAAGAGCTCCGACGACATGTTCGACCTCGATCCCTTCCCGAAGCGCCTGGTGGTGGTGGGCGGCGGCTACATCGCCTGTGAGTTCGCGTCGATCTTCCGGGGGCTGGGCGCGGAGGTGGCGCTGGTGCACCGGGGCACGCACCTGCTGCGCGGCTTCGACCAGGAGATGGCGGTCTTCCTGACCGGCGAGATGCGCAAGAAGGGCGTCAAGGTCTGCCTGCAGACGACCGTGCTCGAGGCCGAGCAGCGGGGCACCGTGCAGCGCCTGCGCCTGAGCGATGGGCAGGTGCTGGAAGCGGACACCGTGCTGCACGCCACCGGCCGCCGCGCCCGCACCGAGGGCCTGGGCCTCGAAGCCCTGGGCATCACCGTGAACAAGGACGGCAGCGTGCCGGTCGACGACCGCCTGCAGACGAACGTGCCCTCGGTGCATGCACTCGGCGACCTGGTCGGCCGCAAGGCCCTCACGCCGGTGGCACTGGCCGAGGCGATGTACCTGGTCGACCGCCTGTTCGGCCCGTCCTCGGGCAAGCTCGTGCGCCAGCCGATCGACTACGACCTGGTGCCCACGGCGGTCTTCACCCACCCCAACGTCGGTACCGTGGGCCTGAGCGAAGAGGCGGCGCGCAAGACCTACCCGAGACTGCGCGTGTACCGCGCCGAGTTCAAGGCGCTGCAGCACACCCTCAGCGACAGCACCGAGCGCACGCTGATGAAGCTGCTGGTCGACGACGCGAGCGACAAGGTGGTGGGCCTGCACATGGTCGGCCATGACGCGGGCGAGGTGGTGCAGGGCTTTGCGGTGGCGCTGCAGGGCGGGCTGACCAAGGCAGTGTTCGACCGCACGCTGGGCATCCACCCGACCGGGGCGGAGGAGTTCGTCACCATGCGCGAGGCGCTGCGTGTGGTGGAGGGCACGGCGGCCGAAAGCGCCACGACCTGA
- a CDS encoding LysR family transcriptional regulator, producing MDGLTFDDLKLFARVASLGTLSAVARERDVPVSQVSRTVARIEKTTGVKLMHRSTHALALTPEGETFLDYCHRITGSLDELEGEFNAKSREASGLVRVAASTVMAQYRVLPSLPGLHARHPRVQVELEVSDRLADLTRDGIDIALRTTSGPLPETVVARQIGTHGRALYATAAYLEQMGTPQHPDELARHRLVTNSAATNLNLWPFIVDGQPMAVPARGFWRANDTAVVADMVLMGLGIGRLSTIAAGPLVKEGRLVPVMPECVDEQPSPVYAVTAGTRHRLPKIKACIDYWVEWFAG from the coding sequence ATGGACGGACTGACCTTCGACGACCTGAAGCTCTTCGCCCGCGTGGCCTCGCTCGGCACGCTCTCGGCCGTGGCGCGCGAGCGCGACGTGCCGGTGAGCCAGGTCTCGCGCACCGTGGCCCGCATCGAGAAGACGACCGGCGTGAAGCTGATGCACCGCTCCACCCATGCGCTGGCGCTCACGCCCGAAGGCGAGACCTTCCTCGACTATTGCCACCGCATCACCGGCTCGCTCGACGAGCTGGAGGGCGAGTTCAATGCCAAGTCGCGCGAGGCGAGCGGCCTGGTCCGGGTGGCCGCGAGCACGGTGATGGCGCAGTACCGCGTGCTGCCCAGCCTGCCGGGGCTGCATGCGCGACACCCGCGCGTGCAGGTGGAGCTGGAGGTGAGCGACCGGCTCGCCGACCTCACGCGCGACGGCATCGACATCGCGCTGCGCACCACCAGCGGCCCGCTGCCCGAGACGGTGGTCGCGCGGCAGATCGGCACGCATGGCCGAGCGCTCTACGCCACGGCGGCCTACCTCGAGCAGATGGGCACGCCGCAGCACCCCGACGAGCTGGCCCGGCACCGCCTCGTGACCAACAGCGCGGCGACCAACCTCAACCTCTGGCCCTTCATCGTCGATGGTCAGCCGATGGCCGTGCCCGCACGCGGCTTCTGGCGCGCCAACGACACGGCCGTCGTCGCCGACATGGTGTTGATGGGCCTGGGCATCGGCCGGCTCTCGACCATCGCCGCCGGGCCGCTGGTGAAGGAAGGACGCCTGGTGCCGGTGATGCCCGAGTGCGTGGACGAGCAGCCGAGCCCCGTCTACGCGGTGACCGCCGGCACGCGCCACCGTCTGCCCAAGATCAAGGCCTGCATCGACTACTGGGTGGAGTGGTTCGCGGGCTGA
- a CDS encoding asparaginase, with the protein MNPILVNVLRGRYVESRHRGAFAVVDAEGTVVAEAGDIDRPIYPRSAVKLLQALPLVASGAAERFGLGDAELAIACASHNGEAAHADTAAGMLAKAGLDVNVLECGAHWPAYEAAGRALAQSGQQPSALHNNCSGKHAGFACLGCMLAGREDPRGFLLGYTQPGHPVMREVSAVLQATTGFDLRDAPQGIDGCSIPTYAIPLRRLALAFARVGTGVGLSPGHAIAARQLRGAIARAPFMLAGTGRFDTRVIERLGERACLKVGAEGVYCAALPELGLGVAIKMDDGNNARAAEVAMAATIEALLPLEGDDTAFMRGLSEPVLKNWNGTEVGQLAPTETLRRLSA; encoded by the coding sequence ATGAACCCCATCCTGGTCAACGTGCTGCGTGGGCGCTATGTCGAGTCTCGCCACCGCGGCGCGTTTGCCGTGGTCGACGCGGAAGGCACGGTCGTGGCCGAAGCCGGCGACATCGACCGGCCGATCTATCCCCGCTCGGCCGTGAAGCTGCTGCAGGCGCTGCCGCTGGTGGCCAGCGGCGCGGCCGAGCGTTTCGGCCTCGGCGATGCGGAGCTTGCGATCGCCTGCGCGTCGCACAACGGCGAGGCCGCACATGCCGACACCGCGGCCGGCATGCTGGCCAAGGCCGGACTGGACGTGAACGTGCTGGAGTGCGGCGCACACTGGCCGGCGTACGAGGCGGCCGGCCGTGCGCTCGCGCAAAGCGGCCAGCAGCCGAGCGCCTTGCACAACAACTGCTCGGGCAAGCACGCCGGCTTCGCCTGCCTGGGCTGCATGCTCGCGGGCCGGGAAGACCCGCGCGGCTTCCTGCTCGGCTACACGCAGCCCGGACACCCGGTGATGCGCGAGGTGAGCGCCGTGCTGCAGGCCACCACCGGCTTCGACCTGCGCGATGCGCCGCAGGGCATCGACGGTTGCTCCATCCCCACCTATGCGATCCCGCTGCGGCGTCTGGCCCTGGCCTTTGCGCGGGTCGGCACCGGCGTGGGCCTGTCGCCCGGGCACGCCATCGCCGCGCGGCAGCTGCGCGGTGCCATCGCCCGCGCGCCCTTCATGCTGGCAGGCACCGGCCGCTTCGACACCCGCGTGATCGAGCGCCTGGGCGAGCGTGCGTGCCTGAAGGTCGGCGCCGAAGGGGTGTACTGCGCCGCCCTGCCCGAGCTGGGCCTCGGGGTCGCGATCAAGATGGACGACGGCAACAACGCGCGCGCCGCCGAGGTGGCGATGGCAGCCACCATCGAAGCGCTGCTGCCGCTGGAAGGCGACGACACCGCCTTCATGCGTGGCCTGAGCGAGCCGGTGCTGAAGAACTGGAACGGGACAGAGGTCGGCCAGCTCGCGCCCACCGAGACACTGCGGCGGCTGAGCGCCTGA
- a CDS encoding EamA family transporter, producing the protein MSAAALALVLVAALLHALWNVVVKKAGGDGRFALLVAGFIVVVWAPVGLWVGWDAVPRWGWAEWALIVASGVVHLLYFHVLLRGYAASDLTVVYPVARGSAPLVASLGALLLLGETMSGIGVLGVLAVTGGVFLIAGGPGLWAKAHDPQQRERVRAGVWWGGMTGLLISGYTLIDGYAVKVWLISPVLIDYFGNLARIPFMLPGALRNPEALMTAWRTQWKHALFVAIVSPLAYVLVLYAVKLAPLSHVAPAREVSMLFAALLGGKLLGEGDRGLRVAGALCIALGVAGLALG; encoded by the coding sequence ATGTCCGCTGCCGCGCTTGCCCTCGTCCTCGTTGCCGCTCTCCTGCATGCACTGTGGAACGTGGTGGTCAAGAAGGCCGGCGGCGATGGCCGCTTCGCACTGCTGGTGGCGGGCTTCATCGTGGTGGTGTGGGCGCCGGTGGGCCTGTGGGTCGGCTGGGACGCCGTGCCGCGCTGGGGGTGGGCCGAGTGGGCCCTGATCGTGGCGAGCGGCGTCGTGCACCTGCTGTACTTCCATGTGCTGCTGCGCGGCTATGCGGCCAGCGACCTCACCGTGGTCTACCCGGTGGCGCGCGGCTCGGCGCCACTCGTGGCCTCGCTCGGCGCGCTGCTGCTGCTCGGAGAGACGATGAGCGGCATCGGCGTGCTGGGGGTGCTGGCGGTGACCGGTGGCGTGTTCCTCATCGCTGGCGGCCCGGGCCTGTGGGCCAAGGCGCACGACCCGCAGCAGCGCGAGCGGGTGAGGGCCGGCGTGTGGTGGGGTGGCATGACGGGGCTGCTCATCTCGGGGTACACGCTGATCGACGGCTACGCGGTGAAGGTGTGGCTGATCTCGCCGGTGCTGATCGACTACTTCGGCAACCTGGCGCGCATCCCGTTCATGCTGCCCGGCGCACTGCGCAACCCCGAGGCGCTGATGACCGCCTGGCGCACGCAGTGGAAGCACGCGCTCTTCGTCGCAATCGTGAGCCCGCTCGCCTACGTGCTGGTGCTGTATGCGGTGAAGCTCGCGCCGCTGTCGCACGTGGCGCCGGCGCGCGAGGTGTCGATGCTGTTTGCCGCGCTGCTCGGCGGCAAGCTGCTGGGCGAAGGCGACCGCGGCCTGCGCGTCGCGGGCGCGTTGTGCATCGCGCTCGGCGTGGCCGGGCTGGCGCTGGGCTGA
- a CDS encoding DMT family transporter produces the protein MSLVALGLVVAAALLHALWNVVAKKAGGDARFSLLLTGFQVLLWSPFGLWLGWDAVPRWGWAEWAAIVASALANLVYFHTLLRGYAASDLTVVYPVARGTGPLLASLGALLLLDESMGWFGGVGLLLVIVGIFLVAGGTAVWAKAHDATQRRRVVAGVGWGAATGLCIAAYTLIDGYAMKVLAMQPVLFIFLCNVVRLPMHMPAALHDVPAFMAAARAQWKHALLIALMAPAAYLLVLYALKIAPLSHVAPAREMSMLFAALLGGKLLGESDRGLRIAGAVCIGLGVAGLALG, from the coding sequence ATGTCGCTTGTCGCACTCGGGCTCGTCGTCGCCGCGGCGTTGCTGCATGCGCTGTGGAACGTGGTCGCCAAGAAGGCCGGCGGCGATGCGCGCTTCTCGCTGTTGCTGACCGGCTTCCAGGTGCTGCTGTGGTCGCCCTTCGGGCTGTGGCTCGGCTGGGACGCCGTGCCGCGCTGGGGCTGGGCCGAGTGGGCGGCGATCGTGGCGAGCGCGCTGGCCAACCTCGTCTACTTCCACACGCTGCTGCGTGGCTATGCGGCAAGCGACCTCACCGTGGTCTACCCGGTGGCGCGTGGCACGGGGCCCTTGCTCGCATCGCTCGGCGCGCTGCTGCTGCTGGACGAGTCGATGGGGTGGTTCGGCGGGGTGGGGCTGCTGCTGGTGATCGTGGGCATCTTCCTCGTGGCCGGCGGAACGGCCGTGTGGGCCAAGGCGCATGACGCCACGCAGCGCCGGCGTGTGGTCGCCGGCGTGGGCTGGGGTGCGGCCACGGGGCTGTGCATCGCCGCCTACACGCTGATCGACGGCTATGCCATGAAGGTGCTGGCGATGCAGCCGGTGCTCTTCATCTTCCTGTGCAACGTGGTGCGCCTGCCCATGCACATGCCGGCCGCGTTGCATGACGTGCCGGCCTTCATGGCCGCCGCGCGAGCGCAGTGGAAGCACGCGCTGCTGATCGCCCTGATGGCGCCGGCGGCCTACCTGCTGGTGCTGTACGCGCTGAAGATCGCGCCGCTGTCGCACGTGGCACCGGCGCGCGAGATGTCGATGCTGTTTGCGGCCCTGCTGGGGGGCAAGCTCCTGGGCGAAAGCGACCGCGGCTTGCGCATCGCTGGCGCGGTGTGCATCGGCCTCGGTGTCGCAGGCCTCGCGCTCGGATGA
- a CDS encoding DUF429 domain-containing protein translates to MTTMQLAGIDFTSRPTKRKPVTVALGELQHGVVRLTRLDLHESFEALSEWLRTPGPWLAACDFPFGLPRELVLALGWPTEWLPLMRHYAALSREEIRDTFAAFCDARPAGNKFAHRACDEPAGSSPSMKWVNPPVAFMMHAGVPLLLDAGVHLPGLHAGDPLRVAVEGYPGLLARELIARRSYKSDDKAKQTPERLIARKDLLDALEQGRSRLGLRLRVSHAQRDALVADASGDALDAVLCLLQAAWASLQPDHGLPAGADPLEGWIVTA, encoded by the coding sequence ATGACGACCATGCAACTCGCAGGCATCGACTTCACCAGCCGGCCGACGAAGCGCAAGCCCGTCACGGTGGCGCTCGGCGAGTTGCAGCACGGCGTGGTGAGGCTCACCCGGCTCGACCTGCACGAGAGCTTCGAGGCGCTGTCAGAGTGGCTGCGCACGCCGGGCCCCTGGCTCGCGGCCTGCGACTTCCCTTTCGGCCTGCCGCGCGAGCTGGTGCTGGCGCTGGGCTGGCCCACCGAGTGGCTGCCCTTGATGCGGCACTACGCGGCGCTCTCGCGCGAGGAGATCCGCGACACCTTCGCGGCCTTCTGCGATGCGCGCCCCGCGGGCAACAAGTTCGCCCACCGCGCCTGCGACGAGCCCGCCGGTTCTTCGCCTTCGATGAAGTGGGTCAACCCGCCGGTCGCGTTCATGATGCATGCCGGCGTGCCCCTGCTGCTCGACGCGGGCGTGCACCTGCCCGGCCTGCACGCCGGGGACCCGCTGCGCGTGGCCGTCGAAGGCTACCCGGGCCTGCTGGCCCGCGAGCTGATCGCGCGCCGCTCGTACAAGAGCGACGACAAGGCCAAGCAGACGCCCGAGCGCCTGATCGCCCGCAAGGACCTCCTCGACGCGCTGGAACAGGGCCGCAGCCGCCTCGGCCTGCGCTTGCGCGTGTCGCATGCGCAGCGCGACGCGCTCGTGGCCGACGCCTCAGGCGACGCGCTCGACGCGGTGCTGTGCCTGCTGCAGGCCGCGTGGGCGAGCCTCCAGCCGGATCACGGCTTGCCGGCGGGTGCCGACCCCTTGGAAGGCTGGATCGTCACCGCCTGA